The Coccidioides posadasii str. Silveira chromosome 2, complete sequence genomic interval CGACTCCCAGAGCTGCCGAAAAGTAGAGTTATGTTCAGGCTGTTTCGCAGGAAGAAAAATCATCGTCGGTGGATGAAGCTTTAACGAAGGCGCGTTCCTTGATGTTAGCATCAAAATGGCTCCAAACCCTAGGAGCAACTCTTCCTCTAGTCCGTTTGAAGTGCAAAAGTCGAGCAGGATATCAAATGCGAGTGACGAGTTCGGTGAGATTTGAACCCAGCCATCACTGGAAAATTTCTTAGCCGACATAATCTATCGTTTTAGTAGGATTCAGAACAAACCTTTGTGCCGGATTAGAGTGTCTGTTGGATATCATCCATGGTGCATAGAAGGTCGCTTTCCCACGGGTCACCTGAGCCGACCACCGACTGTGTATGACCAGATCCCAAAAGCAGTTTTGAAGCTGTTCGCCATCAGCATGCAGCAGCTGGCTCTTCATGCCAGCACACTCGAGTATTTCAACCCAGCGACAACAGAATACGTACGACCAAGCCAAAACGATACTCGTGAAATAACCTTGGTGTTCTGGCAGGCCGGCGGAAGAGAGTTGCGATGTAGTTGTAGACTCATATGTTCCTGGAGAAGGAAATCCAAGACACTGAAAATAGTCTATGGTCTTTTGATGCTGCTCACAGGTTGGGTGGCTTGTTGTTTCCAGCTCAAGCGACGAGCGCAAGACAAGCGGAGATCTTCGTTCCCCTGTGATATCAACATGTTTTGGAGGACTGTGGAAAAACTGCGGAACATTTTGGACCATTTCCAAAAAATCATTCAGGTAGAAATAAGATGGGCGGTCCGGTGGAAGTTTCGAAGCTGCATCATTCCAGGTGTCAAAGCTAGCTCGACAGCATGCATCAAATGCATGCCGCGAAGGGCAGATTCCATCGCCGTCATACCACTCTCCGATATCTTCCTCACTTTGAGAATAATCAGAACTTTCGTCCTCCATATCTGACGTTCAAGCACGCTTCTGGGAAGTTAGGGCATTATCGACCTGCTAACAGACAATTTTCTGCGCAGGGAATAAAACCTGAGTTTCTCACTATCCTCACCACATGCATTCTGAGCTCGATTTGAtgaaaagagatatcttAGAAGTAAAAATCTGATCAGACACTCAAAGGGTACAGACACCTAGTCTCAGCGAGCTTGGATGGTTGGTGAAGTTGTAAGATCTTGGCAAGCTCCAGCTAACTCTATGGGTCACGTGAGTGGAGGGCTTGCTGGTCAACTACCGAACCAACAGTTACTAGCCGCCGGATATCAACTGGATAACAACCTGTACTGTCCACTCCAGGTTAACCACCAGGAGTTGTGCGCTGACCTCCTAGGTTGAGAGAGTCACAACCTACAAACTCTATCAAACCTGATTTTCTCTAAACACGACGTGCAGATTGAAACCGGAGAAGCCAGGAATATAGCACCCCTAAAAATGTGTGATGATGATCAGAGCAGTGCCTCCCGGTGGATAGTCATCACAGGTGATTCTATCGCCTTAGACAGGCGCAATCGACACTTGACGCTTGGTCTGGGACAAGGGTTTAGCGAATCTGAGCTGTGAAGGGCTGGCTTAAAACTGATTGCGGCGCTGCTCATGACTATACAAAGACTACAAACCTGCGCTATAGAATTGGCAAGATGAAACTAGGGCTAAGAGCATTCTACTCTCTGCAAGAGCTTCCAGGCAATCGTCATGCTTTTCCGGCTATAGATCTTCCAACCGTCATGCGGTCAATCACCTGCTCCTTCCTAACCGTTCAAATAAATTTAAAAAGGACGCTTTAGAAGCTGCTTTGATCGGTATTCAAAAGTGTTGTTAACCTCAAAACTCTTACTTAATCCTACTACTTGAATTAAGGTACGTTCAAGGCCAGAAGGCTGGCTTTCTTTACCTTCACGCAGGGTGAGACTTTATTGATGGAGGATCCTCGCTAGTTTCTCATCAATCGGAAATGTCGGCAAGCTCTGGGCTAAGAGGATCTTGTGATGTTTGCCTCCATCCAAACAATGAACATACAACCGCGCCCTGTCCAGTACCACGTTGCCGCAACCGATGGAAGCGATGCCAGATCACCGGAGGATGTTTCAAACGGTCCAACAACTGGAGGTATAGGATGTGCTATGGCTGCACAGACCATCCTGCAGTACGAAACAATCTAACCTTCGGCGGACTGAGGCAACGAGATGTCACTCGAAAACAAAGACAGAGTTATAACGATACGGGCGATGCCGGCGGAGATTCATCGGGGGGCGAATTTAGTGAAACCACTACCGCGGCCAGCAGCCCATAAAGTGAGCTGAACGAGGTATCTTAGCAGATGGGattttgtttttatttttacttttgACTGAATTTCGTGGAGCCTGATGTATTGAATATTCTTAGATGGTTCCGGCTGGTCTAAATTGAGCTCTGCAACTCGGAGAATATGGTTTTACCTGCTATTCTAAATATCTTGTTTGGGGTGCATACCGTGTGCTCTCTCAATTATGCATACTGGTAGCCCCCCTCATTAGACCTACCTCGACATACAACGTTTAAGGCTGGATATCATGCCACATAAAAACTATACACCCATTTAGTCTCTGCTGCAGGGCGTAATTTGCTGGTTCCACTGTAAGCTTGTGCGCGACTTGAAGTAGGAGACAAAAAATTAGCCTACTTGCTTCGTGGCGTATTACAGGATACAGATGTCTATCTAATTTTTGAAACAATATCATCCGCTAGCCCACGTCGATTTCGGGTTATATATTATTAGGATTCTCTATGGGTGTCATCCTTTGTCTAACTACATATAATACAGCATCATCAAATTAGTCAAAAACCGATCAAGATCATTCATCATGCCATGTTCCAAATTCTTTCCCAGATCTCTTTTGATGCAACTCTCTGACCCTCTCCAATATTACCTACTCTCAGCTTCAACTCGCCACCCTCTACTCTCTGTGATGCTCCAGGTAGAGCCATCCAGTGCGAAACAACGTCAGGCACTTCTTCCTTCACATGGCTAATAACGATCAGGCTCTGTTCCTCACTCAACCCCGTGTGCCTTATCCCAAATGCAGGGTCATCAGGAGGTAAGTGCCATAAATCGCGACCACTCACTTTTCTCGATCCACTGCTAGCTGTGGTTCTCTCCCCAACCTCAAGAAAATGCAAGCACTTGTCTCTCAGAGAGGGCGACATGCCGGCAAACGGTTCATCCAGAATGATCAGATCTGGCTTGTGGACCACAGCGCGAAGGAAGAGGAGCAAACGCTGCTGCGCCACAGTGAGATGAGTGAATAGGACCGATGTTGACCAGTTTGTATTAGTCTTTTCAGGAAAGCGCGATCGCTCTGACCAGGGGACAAAGCTTGGATTCAATTCCGCCTCGAAGAACCTGAGCGCAGAATCAACATCTTGCCGTCGCTGATGATCCAGCTTGGGCTTTGCAAGAAACGTCTCCGCCCACGCACTTTCAACCACGGCGCGGACCGACAAGGTACGCGGGAAGAAACCGTGTATTTCTGGAGATGAATGTCCGATCCTCTTCTGCAGATCAAAAATCGAAATTCCCGGCTTTCCTGGTTCGGGCAATCTCGACCGACCGAAGAGTTTGATGGGCAGGGCGTATGCTTGGGGATGGTCCGATGTGATTAATGAAATCAGTGTAGTCTTCCCAGAGCCATTGAGCCCAAAAACGCCCCATCTCTGGCCGCGGTGAACTTTCCAATGTAATCCGGGCTTTAGTTGACCGTCGACGATTTGATTCCAGTCACCGAGCACCACTTTATCGCCGTAGCTCACTTTAACGCCGTCCATCTCAATGATAGGTTCACCGTAAGATGATAATTTCTTTGTCGCTCCCGATTCTGCTGCCTCCCTCCGAATCAATCCAAAGTCATTGAGGATGCCGGCATTCGTCTCGAAGAGGCCATCTGTACGTAGCTTCTCCGCCCGATTATATATATCCTGCTCCTTAGTAGAGAGAGATCTATAAAAAGCATCCTCCGCCGGACTCCGCGGGCACAGCGTTAGCTTTCCACCTCCAGCTAGCTGACCTTCTAAGGATTCAGGTGTGTAGATGGTTCTTCTGATAGAGACAGCCTTCCATATGTCTAAGTTTCGCAAAACCTCCGATCTTTCACCCTGGAGAGCTACCGTGTTGCCATCGCCCAGAACAACCAAATGACTGATCCATTCAGGCACCGGGTCTTGGGGTCTCAGAGTCATGATAAGCCGCGGTGCACTCTTTACCGCCAAGTTGTGCAACAATGGCGAGAGCCCCTGCACCGTAGGCGGATCCAATCCCACTATCCAAAAGGTCTCAGCCCAATTGATCAAAATAAGACAAGAATCCTCGCAGACAATAAAAACTTACTGAACGGCTCATCTAGCAGTAAGACCTCCGGCCCATCTAGTAGAGCTTTTGCAATTCTCGCCCGTCTCGTCTGGCCATTACTTAGATTCGCCACAGGCATGTCGAGTAACGCGTCCAGTTTCAAATCGTGAATCACCCGGCCCAACACAGCTTGGTTCACATTACTCCCTTCATCCAGCGGATTCAGCTCCGTCTGGCCCTTCAGATACTGCAAGACGGTGAAATCGGTCTCCTCCCTTCGACTTTCATACCTTGCACTCAGATACGCTCCCCGTACAGCTCCAGCAGAACCGCTCCGGCTTGCGTCAGCGTTAAACCCGACATACTTAATCGCGAACCCAGGAAATCTGAGACGATGGTCTTTTCGCTCGATCTCATCTGTAGCTAAGTAGGGATACGACCTTGCAGTGGGTGGTATGCATATGTATTGTCCATTAAGGACATTGAGGAACTTAGCCTTGCCCGACGAGCCGATGATGGCCCAGTGCTGAAGTTCCTTGGACGAAGGGGCCGTAGAGGGAAGCGCGAATGAGAGATTTGGGAATATTGGGAGATTATCTTTCTGTGGAAGCTCTTCGGTGGGATAATCGCGGTAGAATGTCGCGTTTGTGATTTGGATGAGCGGTGGAGACGATGTCGCTGAATAGGAGACGCGTCGGCATTGGCAGAGGAGACTCGCTCGCCAGGGACGGGCGGTATACAATCTCCTCATCGCGGCGACATGCGTATGCTCTCCCAGTCCGTTGACACGGCTTTGGTCTTTACCCTTGACTTCACCGTATAAAGCGTTTGTATGGATATGTCCTCATTGCCTTGAGTCACTGGGATGATGGTTGAGGCTAGTGATGCGTGCACACCGATGTCGGAGAGAGCGCCAACTGCCGGATCATCCACGAAGACCAATAACATTGAGTGTTGGCAAAGGCTTGGTAGCAGAAGATGAGAATTATTTAGGATTTTTATGTTGTAtctatgtactccgtagctatATCCATGTGCGGAGCATATTTGCTATATACAAggccatcatcatcgtcatcgttgTCATCAGTCCTGGTAGTAAGCAGAGAAGCCTCCcaagcgaaaaaaaaaaaaagaagaaaagaaaagaaaagaaaaaatgaaaaaatgaaaaaaagaaaaaaagaaaagagaaaagagaaaagagaaaagagaaaaggaaacaaaaaaaaaaaaaaaaaaaatgaaatggacgcaacacacacacacagaaCACACCAACACCACCCATGCTGAATATACAAAATCCATTCCTGGACACAATGGAATCCTTAAATTATACATAGAACTCATTACGCATGTGAATCCTGCTACATCTCTATGTACTaaacagaaagaaaatgcAACTTTTGATATtaacaaagaagacaacagGAAACCAAAATTCAAAAGAGACAGCGCCATAAGTggagcaaaaaaaaataaaaaataaaaaataagggGCTCTAATAAATCATAGAGCTATTGACCACCACCCTTGTATCGCTTGGAACTGAAGGCCTCAAGGTGCCATCACCAAAGCCAACAACGCCATGCGACAGTAGAGGCCGTATCTCGTCTACATCAAGTCATTAGTAAGGATCCAGTAGCAGCGACAATGTGCGGGACCTCGACTCACCTGTCTAAAATACGAAGCCCGCTGATCAAAGTCCACCtcttcaccaatctctgCGTTTCTTGGAAGAGGGTGCATCACAACCATCTGGCTCTTCGCATGCTTGAGCACAGAGTTATCCACAACGAAACTATTCTTGAGTCGCTCGTACTCCTTCAGGTCCTCGAAGCGTTCCTTTTGTACGCGGGTGCAGTACAACACGTCAGAGCGAGCAACGACCTCGGGAGTCAGCTCTTCGGTTTCGAGAACAAGCTGGCCAGAAGTGACGAGGTGTTGGCGGACATCTTCAGGGAGAGCAAGATCCTTAGGGGCCACCAGTTGTACGCGAACCTCGTAGAACTGGAGCAACTTAATCAAGGAGTGCACCGTGCGGCCGTAGCGCAAGTCACCGATGAAAGTAACCGTGATGCCGCTGACAGTGCCCAATTCTTCTCGGATAGTGAAGAGGTCAAGGAAAGCCTGGGTAGGATGCTCCATACTTCCATTACCACCGTTGATAATAGGAACCGGAGAAAATCTAGCAGCGGTGGCAGCGCTGCTCTCGAGCGGGTGGCGAAGAACAATCGCATCGGCGTAGCAAGCGAGGGTGCGAACAGTGTCCTGAAGTGACTCTCCCTTCTGAGTTGACGAATGCTCAGTAGCAACGGCAACGGTGCGGCCACCAAGGCGTTGCATGGCTGCATCGAAGGAGGCCGATGTGCGGGTAGAAGGCTCATAGAACAATGTTGACAGAACCCGTCCCTTGAGGATATCAAGAACGCCGTGCCGCTGGACACCCAATCGCATTTCCTGCGCAACGGTGAACAGAAGGTGAAGATCCGCTCTATTAAATTGGTTCACCGACAGGATATGTTTTTGCTTGAAGGAAGACTGAGCAAGCAGTTCCATCAAAGATGGAGACGCTGTCGGGACGCTTAGTAGTTGGGTATACAATGGAGGGCCCAACTCGTTCCCAGGCGAGGTGATAGCGGCGTCCGACGGTCTCAAGCGCGATGAGCGAGCAACAGGCGTTGTGGAGAAGGAAAGGCGTCGTCCGACGGATACATCCCGTCTAGGAGACCTGGGCGGCTCCTTGATAGAAGGTGATGCTGGAGGAGCAAGACGATGCGCTGACATATCCGTACCACGCGCAGCATCGCCAACCAACTCACCATCAAGGCAAGATGTCTTACCTTGGAAGGTAACTCGCTGAACCGATCCTCGAAGAGTTTTGCCGTTGAAAGGAGACCAGACTCCTTCGCTCTGGAAGATATATGGGCGGTCGACCTCGATTTCAACCGAGGCATCAGGCTGGTCATGGAGCTCGAAAATCCTCTTAGGGTTGTCGTAGAGTCGAGAAGTAACGTCATCAATAGTCAGGCGCCCCTCCGAAACAGCAGTCAAGAGTAGTGGAAGCGCGTCCGCTATTCCAACCTCCGGCTTGGCTTCCTTTCCAGCAAGTTCATACGGAAGACCTCCAATGCAGAAGATGTCGATGGTGCTCAAGTGCTCCCAAAGAGCCTCCTGGTCCTCTTTCGATGGCAAATGAGTGCACTGCGGGTAGTCCTCCGTGGAGAGGAACAGAGAATAAATCGCAACGTCACAGGTGACCCGCAATCCTTTCTCCTTGCTCAGGGCAATTAAATTGATATCCTCCTTCGAAGTAACACTCATGACATGGATGTCCCGGCTATGAAGGCTTGCAAGAAGCAGGACCGAAGCGAGATCAGTTGCCTTGGCATCCGTGATGATCGGTTTCGTGGGTGGCCAAGCAGCAAAGTGGGAGGTGACAGTGCCAACCTTGTTGATGTTTCCAGCCAAGTGATTAAACGGGATATACAAGGAGCCGACGTCAGCAGCGACCTGACCGATCTGATCCGCATTGGACGTCGTGGCAGCGACGGACAAGTTGTAATCGCACCACGTCCCCTTCTGACTATTGTGCTGTGCAATTTTCAGTGCACGGGCATCCGTGAGGAAGCTGTCAACACCAACAGGCATAACACGAATCATCGAAAATCCTGCAGAGATAGAGGCCTTGGTCACAGATTGGAAATCTGACGAGTCGGGATTGGCAACACCAGGGACAAATGCGGCGACGTTGATCAGACCAGGGAGAACCACGGTACGATGACTGGTCTGGAAGTCAATGGGTTGGACAGCCATCTCAAATTGGCGGGAAATGGCTTCAATCAATATCTTTGCATTCTTCACATTCGTCACAAGAGGAGTCTGATAGTCGACGGCCATACGACGAGTCCGATAACCTTTACTCATATAATTTGCCGGTCTTCTGAACTTATTGCTGGATGGAAGGTTGATATAAAGGTCAATCAAGTTGTTGGCAAGATGTTGAGTAAGGGAATATTCTGACTTCagatcctcttcttctccggCGAGAAGTTCAAGGTACTTCACTGGAATACCATGCTCACGAATAAAGTCTGCAGTACCAGCAGTCGCAAAGAGATTGTATCCCATCTGGTGAAGTTTTCTGATCGAAGGAAGCATCTCCATCTTCTCCTTGTAAGAACCGATGGAAACAAGGATGTTCTTGTTCGGAAGCTTGAAGCCAGTTGAAATAAGGGCCTTGAGGTAAGCTTCGTAGCGATCGCGACCGAAACAAGCGACTTCACCGGTGGATGCCATCTCAACACCGAGGACTGGATCGGCACCGGACAATCGCGAGAAGGAGAATTGAGGGACCT includes:
- a CDS encoding uncharacterized protein (EggNog:ENOG410QE9V~COG:P~BUSCO:2235at33183), which produces MRRLYTARPWRASLLCQCRRVSYSATSSPPLIQITNATFYRDYPTEELPQKDNLPIFPNLSFALPSTAPSSKELQHWAIIGSSGKAKFLNVLNGQYICIPPTARSYPYLATDEIERKDHRLRFPGFAIKYVGFNADASRSGSAGAVRGAYLSARYESRREETDFTVLQYLKGQTELNPLDEGSNVNQAVLGRVIHDLKLDALLDMPVANLSNGQTRRARIAKALLDGPEVLLLDEPFMGLDPPTVQGLSPLLHNLAVKSAPRLIMTLRPQDPVPEWISHLVVLGDGNTVALQGERSEVLRNLDIWKAVSIRRTIYTPESLEGQLAGGGKLTLCPRSPAEDAFYRSLSTKEQDIYNRAEKLRTDGLFETNAGILNDFGLIRREAAESGATKKLSSYGEPIIEMDGVKVSYGDKVVLGDWNQIVDGQLKPGLHWKVHRGQRWGVFGLNGSGKTTLISLITSDHPQAYALPIKLFGRSRLPEPGKPGISIFDLQKRIGHSSPEIHGFFPRTLSVRAVVESAWAETFLAKPKLDHQRRQDVDSALRFFEAELNPSFVPWSERSRFPEKTNTNWSTSVLFTHLTVAQQRLLLFLRAVVHKPDLIILDEPFAGMSPSLRDKCLHFLEVGERTTASSGSRKVSGRDLWHLPPDDPAFGIRHTGLSEEQSLIVISHVKEEVPDVVSHWMALPGASQRVEGGELKLRVGNIGEGQRVASKEIWERIWNMA